In one Dermatophagoides farinae isolate YC_2012a chromosome 4, ASM2471394v1, whole genome shotgun sequence genomic region, the following are encoded:
- the LOC124490636 gene encoding uncharacterized protein LOC124490636, with product MDPTESILSTLNYTFDSMNHNFDHTTTPLSSSSLTTSTSNDFGYNDLLLNNIHDVDDFLTADNLLDTINDQLLFPSLNNFDEYYDDDFFSSSSSSSTFGNNNFGNFTGVNGGGINQSSSFKQQHHHQQQQQHMKLPKKSAPTLILKNSNPTVSILKTTTTTTTTKKTTKSRYQRSKLSINNCHKNASATAAAAAATTVVAVATTTIAPKVYVSQKSSKKHDNKGTSILVKHQQQQQQQKQRKNSPKKRSSLLFSPMKNNSASAAEPISVLMPKVVQSLFPPSLQQQQQQQQKQLSTKHYGSEFLYHHISLRDHDYCTNTIFVPLTTTTTMTTETISSTNDNGDDAHCKIINETKNEIDDILNGYCPDDVMLKELPECLSDLIGGLDSGDLMNNNTDDLLNHLNDACNIMTEQYLEEALSNQDELKNLPDLNLTEEDLKQVIDSCCYSEDGQQSSTIMTNDDLNDICYDQFVTNPSDNHTIISSSNIDNSDSASVTTGCTDDSLLDDKQQTSSSSFIRLKNQMKSKRNRSLSSSSPSSTMILTKRKRRFSTRSSVNSSDAMSSSESSSSIESSSSRSSSPERSFNLAVNFTPNNNCHNYFYAKNHYNNGGSSSNSNSSSNNNKYQQAIKKKYRIEMNMDKGKQWTKAYSKNILKKQTLPSTMNKNNKCHIIHSVPTIISNKHQQQQNVVNGSSHHDDVNNDNKDDETVLYIGNIPGGGHFTKNDIRFWFNKFGIIEDVQMFQKQTKSFAFVRYRNGQSTANAIKYGNDDLNHPKFILSYGGENRRKHYKDLDLVPEKLDFRININNNNNNNKSIGGGGNDDEDFDTLLRSATESFKDFKQKQQQQQQQRI from the exons ATGGATCCAACTGAATCAATATTGTCTACATTGAATTATacattcgattcaatgaatcataattttgaccatacaacaacaccattatcatcatcatcattaacaacatcgacatcgaatgattttggttataatgatttgttattgaataatatacatgatgttgatgattttcttaCTGCCGATAATTTATTGGAcacaatcaatgatcaattattatttccatcattgaataattttgatgaatattatgatgatgatttcttttcatcatcgtcatcatcatctacatttggtaataataattttggcAATTTTACCGGTGTTAATGGTGGtggaataaatcaatcatcatcatttaaacaacaacatcatcatcaacaacaacaacagcatatGAAACTACCTAAAAAATCTGCACcaacattgattttaaaaaattcaaatccaaCTGTATCGATATtgaaaacgacaacaacaacaacaacaacgaagaaaacaacaaaatctcGATATCAAAgatcaaaattatcgataaatAATTGTCATAAAAATGCTTCAGCAactgcagcagcagccgcCGCCACTACTGTCGTTGCTGTTGCAACTACTACAATCGCTCCAAAAGTTTATGTatcacaaaaatcatcaaaaaaacatgataatAAAGGCACATCGATTTTGGTGAaacatcagcagcagcagcagcaacaaaaacaacgaaaaaattcaccaaaaaaacgttcatcattattattttcaccaatgaaaaataattcagcATCAGCAGCCGAACCGATTTCAGTTTTAATGCCAAAAGTAGTCCAATCGCTATTTCCGCCATCattacaacagcaacaacaacaacaacaaaaacaattatctACTAAACATTATGGATCAGAATTcttatatcatcatatttcattaagagatcatgattattgtaCTAATACAATATTTGTACcgttaacaacaacaacaacaatgacaaccgAAACGATATCTTCaactaatgataatggtgatgatgctcattgtaaaataatcaatgaaactaaaaatgaaattgatgacatTCTTAATGGTTATTGTCCAGATGATGTTATGCTCAAAGAATTACCTGAATGTCTTTCCGATCTAATTGGTGGATTGGATAGTGGTGAtctgatgaacaacaataccGATGATCTTTTAAATCATCTTAATGATG ctTGCAATATAATGACCGAACAATATCTAGAAGAAGCATTATCAAATCAGGATgagttgaaaaatttaccaGATTTAAATCTTACTGAAGAAGATTTAAAACAAGTTattgattcttgttgttaCTCTGAAGATGGACAACAATCATCGACAATAatgaccaatgatgatttgaatgatattTGTTATGATCAATTTGTTACAAATCCTTCTGATAATCATacaataatatcatcatcaaatattgataattcaGATTCTGCAAGTGTTACAACCGGTTGTACAGATGATTCATTATTagatgataaacaacaaacatcatcatcatcatttattaggctcaaaaatcaaatgaaatctaAACGTAATCGTagtctttcatcatcatcaccatcatcaacgatgatATTGACAAAACGTAAACGAAGATTTTCAACACGTTCATCGGTGAATAGTTCAGATGCAATGTCATCATCtgaatcatcgtcatcaatagAATCATCAAGTTCACGTAGTTCATCACCGGAAAGATCATTTAATTTGGCTGTAAATTTTacaccaaataataattgtcataattatttttatgccaaaaatcattataataatggtggtagtagtagtaatagtaatagcagtagtaataataataagtatCAACAAgcgataaagaaaaaatatcgtATAGAGATGAATATGGATAAAGGTAAACAATGGACAAAAGCTTATTcgaaaaatatattgaaaaaacaaacattgccatcaacaatgaacaagaataataaatgtcATATAATTCATTCAGTTCCAACCATCATCAGTAATAAACATCAGCAACAGCAAAATGTTGTAAATGGCTCTagtcatcatgatgatgttaataatgataataaagacGATGAAACCGTATTGTATATTGGAAATATTCCAGGTGGTGGCCATTTTACTAAAAATGATATACGTTTTTGGTTCAATAAATTTGGTATTATTGAAGATGTacaaatgtttcaaaaacaaacaaaatcatttgcATTTGTTCGTTATCGGAATGGACAATCAACAGCAAATGCTATCAAAT ATGGCAACGATGATTTAAATCATCCAAAATTTATACTTTCATATGGTGGTGAAAATCGACGAAAACATTATAAAGATCTTG attTAGTACCagaaaaattggattttaggataaacattaacaacaacaacaacaataacaaaagtatcggtggtggtggtaatgatgatgaagattttgatACATTATTACGTTCAGCAACGGAATCGTTTAAagattttaaacaaaaacaacaacagcagcaacaacaaagaatttga
- the LOC124490641 gene encoding myosin regulatory light chain 2, ventricular/cardiac muscle isoform: MADETKEKKKKSKKSEKAAAPAAEPAAAPAAAEESAAPKTSSKKRAQRSGSNVFAMFTQHQVAEFKEAFQFIDQDKDGFLSKNDIRATFDSLGRICTDSELEGMIKEASGPINFTMFLTIFGDRTQGTDEEDVILNAFAQFDEGDGLCKEETLRHSLVTWGEKFSASEADNILAEAPTDGRGNVDIKKFAQILTRGEEEEGA; encoded by the exons atg gCTGATGAAACCaaagaaaagaagaagaaaagtAAGAAATCGGAAAAGGCAGCAGCACCAGCAGCTGAACCAGCAGCAGCACCTGCCGCTGCTGAAGAATCGGCAGCACCAAAAACAAGCTCGAAAAAACGTGCACAACGTTCCGGTTCGAATGTATTTGCAATGTTTACACAACATCAAGTTGCCGAATTTAAAGAAGCCTTccaatttattgatcaagATAAGGATGGTTTTCTTTCGAAAAACGATATTCGTGCtacatttgattcattgggCCGTATCTGTACCGATTCTGAATTAGAAGGAATGATTAAAGAAGCATCTGGTCCAATCAATTTCACAATGTTTTTAACCATATTTGGTGATCGTACACAAGGTACAGATGAAGAAGATGTTATACTCAATGCATTTGCACAATTCGATGAAGGAGATGGTCTTTGTAAAGAAGAAAC aCTTCGCCATTCATTGGTTACATGgggtgaaaaattttcagcaTCTGAg GCTGACAATATTCTAGCTGAAGCACCAACTGATGGTAGGGGAAATGTtgatattaaaaaatttgccCAAATCTTGACCAGAggtgaagaagaagaaggtgcataa
- the Ran gene encoding RAN, member RAS oncogene family — MQGQPQEPDMPSFKCLLVGDGGTGKTTFVKRHLTGEFEKKYVATLGVEVHPLLFHTNRGPIKFNVWDTAGQEKFGGLRDGYYIKGECAIIMFDVASRVTYKNVPNWHRDLVRVCENIPIVLCGNKVDIKDRKVKAKSIVFHRKKNLQYYDISAKSNYNFEKPFLWLARKLVGDPNLEFVAMPALAPPEVRMDEEWQRKLEDDMLKAQNTALPDDDDEDL; from the exons atgcaaGGCCAACCACAAGAGCCAGATATGCCATCCTTTAAG TGTTTACTTGTTGGCGATGGTGGTACCggaaaaacaacatttgTCAAACGACATTTAACTGGtgaatttgaaaagaaatatGTTGCGACATTGGGTGTTGAAGTgcatccattattattccatACTAATCGTGGTCCAATCAAGTTTAATGTTTGGGATACAGCTGGtcaagaaaaatttggtGGTCTTCGTGATGGTTATTACATTAAAG gtGAATGCGCTATAATCATGTTTGATGTTGCATCACGTGTTACATATAAAAATGTTCCAAATTGGCATCGTGATCTTGTACGTGTATGTGAAAATATTCCAATTGTTTTATGTGGTAACAAAGTGGATATAAAAGATCGTAAAGTCAAGGCAAAATCTATAGTATTTCATCGTAAAAAGAATTTGCAG TACTATGACATTTCAGctaaatcaaattataattttgaaaaaccaTTCTTATGGCTGGCAAGAAAATTAGTTGGTGATCCAAATCTAGAATTTGTTGCTATGCCTGCATTGGCACCACCTGAAGTACGAATGGATGAAGAATGGCAACGTAAATTGGAAGATGATATGCTCAAAGCACAGAATACTGCTTtaccagatgatgatgatgaagatttgtaa
- the LOC124490639 gene encoding uncharacterized protein LOC124490639: protein MNNLIIILVMIFSYKFFSIQSIPVSNTEKFLKNNPNITDEKHGIRMGQVLPECDDAKTDLDIDWNGSPINYTCYHRIPYGIDTGIDSIVECEKLSPDYMPQHFCIKDRIDYSNHSSLPTYGDHRPLWPIFGEYRFIPPQRWLHNVEHGAIIMIYHPCAHPMMVDKLQKLVRNCIRKHVITPDSYRLDRKRPLALIAWGCRLRMNYVDSHEIVNFIRKHALHGPEGKLPKEGQYDAHLLRKAMVPIGSNFDDDILCPFSFR, encoded by the exons atgaacaatttgattatcattttggtgatgattttttcatacaaatttttttccattcaatcgATTCCAGTATCGAATacggaaaaatttttaaaaaataatccaAATATTACCGATGAAAAACATGGTATTCGTATGGGACAGGTATTGCCTGAATGTGATGATGCAAag ACGGATCTTGATATCGATTGGAATGGATCACCGATAAATTATACTTGTTATCACCGTATACCATATGGTATCGATACGggaattgattcaattgttgaatgtgaaaaattatcaccaGATTATATg CCACAACATTTTTGTATCAAAGATCGTATTGATTATAgtaatcattcatcattaccaaCATATGGTGATCATCGTCCATTATGGCCAATATTTGGTGAATATCGTTTTATTCCACCACAAAGATGGTTACATAATGTTGAG CATGGTgcaatcataatgatatatCATCCATGTGCACATCCAATGATGGTGGATAAACTTCAAAAATTGGTACGAAATTGTATTCGAAAACATGTGATTACACCAGATTCATATCGATTAGATCGTAAACGACCATTAGCATTGATTGCATGGGGTTGTCGTTTACGAATGAATTATGTTGATTCACAtgaaattgtcaattttattcgg AAACATGCTCTCCATGGTCCGGAAGGAAAATTACCAAAAGAAGGACAATATGATGCACATCTTCTAAGGAAAGCAATGGTTCCAATTGGTTcgaatttcgatgatgatattctttGTCCATTTAGTTttcgttga